In Capricornis sumatraensis isolate serow.1 chromosome 16, serow.2, whole genome shotgun sequence, a genomic segment contains:
- the LOC138092323 gene encoding beta-galactosidase-1-like protein 2, with the protein MPKWGARRRPGLLLGALLLIVCLPVLRRLDWSGLGASLWRRRHLGLRADGQNFKLENSAFRIFGGSVHYFRVPRAYWRDRLLKLRACGLNTLTTYVPWNLHEPERGTFDFSGNLDLEAFILLAEEVGLWVILRPGPYICGEMDLGGLPSWLLRDPDMRLRTTYRGFTEAVDLYFDHLMLRVVPLQYKHGGPIIAVQVENEYGSYNKDPAYMPYIKKALQDRGIAELLLTSDNQGGLKSGVLDGVLATINLQSQSELQLLTTILLGTQGSRPKMVMEYWTGWFDSWGGPHYILDSAEVLNTVSAIVEAGSSINLYMFHGGTNFGFIGGAMHFQDYKPDVTSYDYDAVLTEAGDYTAKYTKLREFFGSVAGAPLPIPPDLLPKMAYDPVTPAFYVSLWDALDFLELPVTSEHPVNMENLPINGGSGQSFGYTLYETTITASGVLTALVRDRGQVFLNAFFLGILDYEKNAIVIPVVQGFTMLRILVENCGRANYGDSIDQQRKGIIGNVYLNDSPLKKFRIYSLEMDRSFLQRFTADKWKPLMEEPVFPAFFLGALSVSDSPCDTFVKLEGWEKGVVFINNQNLGRYWNVGPQETLYLPGVWLDVGLNKIIVFEEKMAQRIIQFVDTPNLGQHEYVH; encoded by the exons GCTGGACTGGAGTGGCCTCGGCGCTTCGTTGTGGCGGCGCCGGCACCTGGGGCTGCGGGCCGACGGCCAGAACTTCAAGCTGGAGAACTCGGCCTTCCGGATCTTCGGGGGCTCCGTCCACTACTTCCGGGTGCCCCGGGCCTACTGGAGGGACCGGCTCCTGAAGCTGCGGGCCTGCGGCCTCAACACGCTAACCAC CTACGTCCCATGGAACCTCCACGAGCCGGAGAGAGGCACATTCGACTTCTCCGGGAACCTGGACCTGGA GGCCTTCATCCTGCTGGCGGAggaggtggggctgtgggtgaTCCTGCGTCCAGGCCCCTACATCTGCGGCGAGATGGACCTCGGGGGCCTGCCCAG CTGGTTACTCCGAGACCCTGACATGAGGCTGAGAACAACTTACAGGGGCTTCACGGAAGCAGTGGACCtttattttgaccacctgatgctcAGGGTGGTGCCGCTCCAG tacaAGCATGGGGGACCCATCATTGCTGTGCAGGTGGAGAATGAGTATGGGTCCTACAACAAAGACCCCGCCTACATGCCTTACATCAAGAAG GCCCTGCAGGACCGGGGAATCGCGGAGCTGCTCCTGACCTCAGACAACCAGGGCGGCCTGAAGAGCGGCGTTCTGGACGGAG TGCTGGCCACCATCAACCTCCAGTCACAGTCGGAGCTGCAGCTGCTCACCACCATCCTGCTGGGCACACAG GGCAGTCGGCCCAAGATGGTGATGGAGTACTGGACGGGCTGGTTTGACTCGTGGGGCGGCCCCCACTACATCCTGGACTCCGCAG AGGTCTTAAACACGGTGTCGGCCATCGTCGAAGCCGGCTCGTCCATCAACCTGTACATGTTCCACGGGGGCACCAACTTCGGCTTCATTGGAGGAGCCATGCATTTCCAGGACTACAAGCCTGATGTCACCAGCTACG ACTACGACGCGGTGCTGACGGAGGCCGGGGACTACACGGCCAAGTACACAAAGCTCCGGGAATTCTTCGGCTCCGTGGCAG GGGCCCCTCTTCCCATCCCGCCTGACCTTCTTCCCAAGATGGCGTATGACCCAGTGACACCAGCTTTCTACGTGTCCCTGTGGGATGCCCTGGACTTCTTGGAGTTG CCGGTCACCTCGGAGCACCCGGTCAACATGGAGAACCTCCCGATCAATGGGGGCAGCGGGCAGTCATTTGGGTACACGCtgtatgagaccaccatcaccgcGTCCGGCGTCCTCACTGCCCTTGTGCGTGACCGGGGACAG GTGTTCCTGAACGCGTTCTTCCTGGGGATCCTCGACTACGAGAAGAATGCGATCGTCATCCCCGTGGTCCAG GGGTTCACGATGCTGAGGATCCTGGTGGAGAACTGCGGGAGAGCCAACTACGGGGACAGCATTGACCAGCAGCGCAAAG GTATCATTGGGAACGTCTATCTGAACGACTCTCCCCTGAAAAAATTCAGAATCTACAGCCTGGAGATGGACAGGAGCTTCCTGCAGAG GTTCACTGCAGACAAGTGGAAACCTCTGATGGAAGagcccgtgttccctgcattctTCCTGGGAGCCCTGTCTGTCTCAGACTCCCCCTGCGACACCTTTGTGAAGCTGGAG GGCTGGGAAAAGGGGGTCGTGTTCATCAACAACCAGAACCTCGGCCGCTACTGGAACGTCGGGCCCCAGGAGACCCTCTACCTCCCAGGCGTCTGGCTGGACGTAGGCTTAAATAAG ATCATCGTCTTTGAGGAGAAGATGGCGCAACGGATAATCCAGTTTGTGGACACGCCCAACCTGGGCCAGCACGAATACGTGCACTGA